From one Streptomyces spiramyceticus genomic stretch:
- a CDS encoding acyl carrier protein has protein sequence MNDLEDFIALVRDELGVPVAVEDAGRALHDLPGWDSLHLLRLVTVLEARTGRSISVIDLLEAPSLEFIYGLAATG, from the coding sequence ATGAACGACCTCGAAGACTTCATCGCCCTGGTCCGGGACGAACTCGGCGTGCCGGTGGCTGTCGAGGACGCGGGACGCGCTCTGCACGACCTTCCCGGCTGGGACTCCCTCCATCTGCTGCGGCTCGTCACCGTCCTGGAGGCCAGGACCGGGCGGAGCATCAGCGTCATCGACCTGCTGGAGGCGCCGAGCCTGGAATTCATCTACGGCCTGGCGGCGACGGGCTGA
- a CDS encoding HAD-IIIC family phosphatase: protein MSADASAAAELRDLADAGRLVAEYPRAGELVARLSGAELLRAGRLLARLDTEEISRAHPGTPLVTIGVTGHGTLGALAPALTAQLARHGLVARPVLADFDNYVFDLLDPAGKLNAARPDLVLCVLDPMIVFDEVPVPWRPEDVERAAADKIGLLERLAARFAETPGTLVLNTMPLLRGHTGQLVDHRSRARLGAVWREANTRLLRLAEDNPSVVVLDLDPIVAQGVPVSDERLSIYAKAHLTDDLLFAYAAEIGHLARQLTGRSKKCLVLDLDNTLWGGVLGDDGVEGIEVGDGYRGEAFLAFQQVVRQLGSQGVLVAAVSKNEPELVTRALREHPRMALRDQDFVRIIANWQPKHDNLNVLAETLGLSVDSFVFVDDSAFERELVRRELPGVAVVDIDGEPAWHRRSLLRDGWFDVREVTSEDRVRASRYRDETARKSFLDSFASTDDYLRELGVHVRIGPVTEAEVPRISQLTLRTNQFNLTADRLQPGDVLDLMKDPAALALAVHAGDRFGDHGLVGAVLARRDGDLLRIDNFLLSCRVFSRSIEEACLSWVLRHARDTGATSVVARYRETPKNRRVADFYPRHAFFPAGGEGDVLTFRHPLTEIMPPPPHIRFDEIHEGDRP, encoded by the coding sequence GTGTCCGCTGACGCTTCGGCCGCGGCCGAGCTGCGCGACCTGGCCGACGCGGGTCGTCTCGTAGCGGAGTACCCGAGGGCGGGCGAGCTGGTGGCCCGGCTCTCGGGCGCGGAACTGCTGCGAGCCGGGCGGCTTCTCGCCCGGCTCGACACGGAGGAGATCTCCAGGGCCCACCCCGGAACGCCGCTCGTCACGATCGGCGTCACCGGGCACGGCACCCTCGGGGCACTGGCCCCGGCCCTGACCGCCCAGCTGGCCCGGCACGGCCTGGTGGCACGCCCCGTACTGGCCGACTTCGACAACTACGTGTTCGACCTGCTCGACCCGGCCGGCAAACTGAACGCGGCACGCCCGGACCTCGTCCTGTGCGTACTGGACCCGATGATCGTGTTCGACGAAGTGCCGGTTCCCTGGCGCCCCGAGGACGTGGAACGGGCCGCGGCCGACAAGATCGGTCTGCTCGAACGGCTCGCCGCGCGGTTCGCCGAGACCCCGGGCACCCTGGTGCTGAACACAATGCCGCTGCTGCGCGGGCACACCGGCCAGCTCGTGGACCACCGCTCCCGGGCCCGGCTGGGCGCGGTCTGGCGGGAGGCCAACACCCGGCTGCTCAGGCTGGCCGAGGACAATCCGTCGGTCGTCGTACTGGATCTGGACCCGATCGTCGCCCAGGGCGTGCCGGTCAGCGACGAACGCCTCAGCATCTACGCCAAGGCCCACTTGACCGACGACCTGCTCTTCGCGTACGCCGCCGAGATCGGGCACCTAGCCCGGCAGTTGACCGGGCGGTCGAAGAAGTGCCTCGTGCTCGACCTCGACAACACCCTGTGGGGCGGCGTACTCGGCGACGACGGAGTGGAAGGCATCGAGGTCGGCGACGGCTACCGGGGCGAGGCGTTCCTGGCGTTCCAGCAGGTCGTCCGGCAGCTCGGTTCGCAGGGCGTCCTCGTCGCCGCCGTCAGCAAGAACGAACCCGAGCTGGTGACCCGGGCGCTGCGCGAGCACCCGCGCATGGCGCTGCGCGATCAGGACTTCGTGCGGATCATCGCGAACTGGCAGCCCAAGCACGACAACCTGAACGTCCTCGCCGAGACCCTCGGCCTGTCCGTCGACAGTTTCGTCTTCGTCGACGACAGCGCCTTCGAACGCGAGCTCGTCCGGCGGGAGCTACCCGGCGTCGCGGTCGTCGACATCGACGGCGAACCGGCGTGGCACCGCCGCAGCCTGTTGCGGGACGGCTGGTTCGACGTACGGGAAGTGACGTCCGAGGACCGGGTCAGGGCGTCGAGATACCGGGACGAGACGGCGCGCAAGAGTTTCCTCGACAGTTTCGCATCGACCGACGACTACCTGCGCGAGCTGGGCGTCCACGTCCGCATCGGGCCGGTCACCGAGGCCGAGGTCCCCCGGATCTCCCAACTCACCCTGCGGACCAACCAGTTCAACCTGACGGCCGACCGTCTCCAGCCCGGCGACGTACTCGATCTGATGAAGGACCCGGCCGCGCTGGCCCTGGCCGTCCATGCCGGCGACAGGTTCGGTGATCACGGGCTGGTCGGCGCGGTCCTGGCCCGGCGGGACGGCGACCTGCTGCGCATCGACAACTTCCTGTTGAGCTGCCGGGTGTTCTCCCGGTCTATCGAGGAGGCCTGTCTGTCCTGGGTGCTGCGGCACGCCCGCGACACCGGAGCGACCTCCGTGGTCGCCCGCTACCGGGAGACCCCCAAGAACCGGCGCGTCGCCGACTTCTACCCGAGGCACGCCTTCTTCCCGGCCGGCGGCGAAGGCGACGTACTGACCTTCCGGCATCCGCTGACGGAGATCATGCCCCCGCCGCCGCACATCCGCTTCGACGAGATCCACGAAGGCGACCGACCATGA
- a CDS encoding ABC transporter ATP-binding protein, translating into MIGGPGPTMVMHGFGSDSGLTRQKIKPGTVPRILPYIKPYRRTVGFLLFITTLEAVITVATPFLFKVLIDNGIVPRDTGVVLAVTFAVVGLALLETAAAFTQSLYSARISEGLVYDLRTEVFEHVQRQPLAFFTRAQTGALVSRLNTDVVGAQQALTTLLSTVVSGALALLLVLGAMFYLSWVITLVALVVLPFFVLPGKIIGRRMQRLMRESMEQNAEMGTLMHERFNVAGALLAKLYGRPDQETKLFRGRAARVRDIGVLNFVYGRMLLVSVTLLATLATAVVYGVGGTLVIHGAFEIGTLVALAALLTRLFGPINQLSSVQANVMTALVSFDRLFELLDLKPLIAEKPDAEALPGRGSAAPEIEFEGVSFRYPAAADVSLASLESIALPSQVRKDNALTLKDLTFKVPAGKLTALVGPSGAGKTTITHLVPRLYDPTSGTVRIDGVDARDLTMESLRDTIGMVTQDAHLFHDTLRTNLMYARPEASEDELTEACKSAQIWDLISSLPDGLDTIVGDRGYRLSGGEKQRIALARLLLKAPSVVVLDEATAHLDSESEAAVQRALKTALAGRTSLVIAHRLSTIREADQILVVEDGEIREQGIHEDLLLAGGLYAELYRTQFAAPPPAREEPAPQFAGGPQHFGGPPPGGMGQMLPPPPDGSFGGPDGPPPLQVLGGGGAPPPPPPGAQPQRR; encoded by the coding sequence ATGATTGGAGGCCCGGGGCCAACAATGGTGATGCACGGGTTCGGCTCGGATTCCGGGCTCACCCGCCAGAAGATAAAACCCGGCACCGTGCCGCGGATCCTCCCGTACATCAAGCCCTACCGCCGGACCGTGGGATTCCTCCTGTTCATCACCACGCTCGAAGCGGTGATCACAGTCGCGACTCCCTTTCTCTTCAAGGTGCTCATCGACAACGGAATCGTCCCCCGCGACACCGGGGTCGTCCTCGCGGTGACCTTCGCGGTCGTCGGCCTCGCGCTGCTGGAAACGGCGGCGGCGTTCACCCAGAGCCTGTACTCCGCCCGCATCAGCGAGGGGCTGGTCTACGACCTTCGGACAGAGGTGTTCGAGCACGTGCAGCGCCAGCCGCTCGCGTTCTTCACCCGCGCGCAGACCGGAGCCCTGGTCAGCAGGTTGAACACCGACGTGGTCGGGGCACAACAGGCCCTCACCACCCTGCTGTCGACCGTCGTCTCCGGCGCGCTGGCACTGCTCCTCGTGCTCGGCGCGATGTTCTACCTCTCCTGGGTGATCACCCTCGTCGCCCTCGTGGTTCTGCCGTTCTTCGTCCTCCCCGGCAAGATCATCGGCCGCAGAATGCAGCGGCTCATGCGGGAATCGATGGAGCAGAACGCCGAGATGGGCACGCTCATGCACGAGCGGTTCAACGTGGCGGGCGCCCTGCTGGCCAAGCTGTACGGCCGGCCCGACCAGGAGACGAAGCTGTTCCGCGGCCGGGCCGCCCGCGTCCGGGACATCGGCGTACTCAACTTCGTCTACGGCCGCATGCTCCTGGTCTCGGTCACCCTCCTGGCGACCCTCGCCACCGCCGTCGTGTACGGAGTCGGCGGCACGCTCGTCATCCACGGAGCCTTCGAGATCGGCACCCTGGTCGCCCTGGCCGCGCTGCTCACCCGGCTCTTCGGGCCGATCAACCAGCTGTCCAGCGTGCAGGCCAACGTGATGACCGCACTCGTCAGCTTCGACCGGCTCTTCGAACTGCTCGACCTCAAGCCGCTGATCGCGGAGAAGCCCGACGCCGAGGCGCTCCCTGGCCGCGGCTCGGCCGCCCCGGAGATCGAGTTCGAGGGCGTGAGCTTCCGCTACCCGGCCGCCGCCGACGTCTCGCTCGCCTCTCTGGAGTCGATCGCGCTCCCCTCACAGGTCCGCAAGGACAACGCCCTGACCCTGAAGGACCTGACCTTCAAGGTGCCCGCGGGCAAGCTCACGGCGCTGGTCGGACCCTCCGGCGCCGGCAAGACGACCATCACCCACCTGGTGCCCCGCCTGTACGACCCCACGTCGGGCACCGTGCGGATCGACGGCGTCGACGCCCGCGACCTCACCATGGAGTCCCTGCGCGACACCATCGGCATGGTCACCCAGGACGCGCACCTGTTCCACGACACCCTCCGGACCAACCTGATGTACGCCCGGCCGGAGGCGAGCGAGGACGAACTGACCGAGGCATGCAAGTCGGCGCAGATCTGGGACCTGATCTCGTCCCTGCCCGACGGCCTGGACACGATCGTCGGTGACCGCGGCTACCGGCTGTCCGGTGGCGAGAAGCAGCGGATCGCCCTGGCACGGCTGCTCCTCAAGGCCCCCTCCGTCGTCGTGCTCGACGAGGCCACTGCGCACCTGGACTCGGAGTCCGAAGCGGCCGTCCAGCGGGCGCTCAAGACCGCACTCGCAGGCCGGACGTCCCTGGTGATCGCCCACCGGCTGTCCACCATCCGCGAGGCCGACCAGATCCTGGTCGTCGAGGACGGCGAAATCCGGGAGCAGGGCATCCACGAGGATCTTCTGCTGGCCGGCGGGCTCTACGCGGAGCTCTACCGCACCCAGTTCGCGGCGCCGCCCCCCGCACGCGAGGAACCCGCCCCCCAGTTCGCCGGTGGACCGCAGCACTTCGGCGGCCCCCCGCCCGGCGGCATGGGCCAGATGCTGCCGCCGCCCCCGGACGGCTCCTTCGGCGGCCCCGACGGCCCGCCCCCGCTGCAGGTCCTGGGTGGTGGCGGCGCCCCGCCACCGCCCCCGCCGGGCGCGCAACCGCAGAGGAGGTGA
- a CDS encoding MbtH family protein — protein MANPFDNEDGTFYALINDEGQYSLWPTFADVPPGWEIAFGENARQACLDYIEENWTDMRPKSLIEEMKQYERAE, from the coding sequence ATGGCGAATCCATTCGACAACGAAGACGGGACCTTTTACGCGCTCATCAACGACGAGGGTCAGTACTCTCTCTGGCCGACCTTCGCCGATGTCCCGCCGGGCTGGGAAATCGCCTTCGGTGAGAACGCCCGACAGGCGTGCCTCGACTACATCGAGGAGAACTGGACGGACATGCGCCCGAAGAGCCTCATCGAGGAAATGAAGCAGTACGAGCGCGCCGAATAA
- a CDS encoding response regulator transcription factor gives MRVLVVEDDEEMAQTVAVGLRRARMAVDVAFDGQEGLDRALFSDYDVIVLDRDLPGMHGDDVCAELIASGCRSRVLMLTAAATAEALVDGLSLGADDYLAKPFDFPVLVARIGALARRSHPLMPPVIRHGDLEVDTARRKASRGGRQLDLAPKEFGVLELLASSKGRAVSAEELLERVWDEAADPFTSAVKITVSRLRAKLGNPPVIETVAKSGYRI, from the coding sequence GTGCGGGTTCTCGTGGTGGAGGACGACGAGGAGATGGCGCAGACAGTGGCCGTCGGTCTGCGCCGGGCGCGGATGGCCGTCGATGTGGCGTTCGACGGCCAGGAGGGCCTCGACCGCGCGCTGTTCAGCGACTACGACGTGATCGTGCTCGACCGGGACCTGCCCGGGATGCATGGCGACGACGTCTGCGCCGAGTTGATCGCGTCGGGGTGCCGGAGCCGGGTGCTGATGCTGACCGCCGCGGCGACGGCGGAGGCCCTGGTCGACGGGCTCAGCCTGGGCGCCGACGACTACCTCGCCAAGCCGTTCGACTTCCCGGTCCTGGTCGCGCGGATCGGTGCGCTGGCCCGCCGCAGTCATCCGCTCATGCCACCGGTGATCCGCCACGGTGACCTCGAGGTCGACACGGCCCGGCGCAAGGCCAGCCGGGGCGGCCGCCAACTGGACCTCGCCCCCAAGGAGTTCGGGGTCCTGGAGTTACTCGCGAGCTCCAAGGGCCGGGCCGTATCCGCCGAGGAACTCCTGGAACGGGTATGGGACGAGGCCGCCGACCCGTTCACCAGCGCCGTGAAGATCACTGTCAGCCGGCTGCGGGCCAAGCTCGGGAACCCCCCGGTCATCGAGACCGTGGCCAAGAGCGGGTACCGGATCTGA
- a CDS encoding alpha/beta fold hydrolase produces the protein MPVVRINGINLSFDDYGSGEPVVMVTGTGAPGRVWRAHQVPALKAAGYRVITLDNRGIPPTDQCPEGFTLDDMVSDVAGLIEYLGTGPCRVVGYSLGGIIVQELLVARPGLVRQAVLMASSGRADALITAMSAADLELSDSEVKVPSRYAAYVHALQNLSPRTLNDEEQLRDWLSVFEMSMIDPSGFRGQLALDVIPNRLPHYRQISCPCLVIGFRDDLIVRPHLPREVAESIPGATYTEIADCGHYGYLERPDAVNAAIIDFFATHGQNA, from the coding sequence ATGCCGGTTGTGCGTATCAACGGGATCAATCTCAGCTTTGACGATTACGGCTCCGGCGAGCCGGTCGTGATGGTCACGGGCACCGGGGCCCCGGGGCGGGTCTGGCGGGCACACCAGGTTCCCGCCCTGAAGGCGGCGGGTTACCGGGTGATCACACTCGACAACAGGGGGATCCCGCCGACCGACCAGTGCCCGGAAGGGTTCACTCTCGACGACATGGTGTCGGACGTCGCCGGCCTCATCGAGTACCTGGGGACGGGGCCGTGCCGAGTGGTGGGCTACTCGCTGGGCGGGATCATCGTCCAGGAACTCCTCGTGGCGAGGCCCGGACTCGTCCGGCAGGCCGTACTGATGGCGAGCAGCGGGAGGGCCGACGCGCTGATCACCGCCATGTCGGCCGCCGACCTGGAACTGAGCGACAGCGAGGTCAAGGTTCCGTCCCGCTACGCGGCGTACGTACATGCCCTCCAGAACCTGTCACCGCGGACGCTCAACGACGAGGAGCAACTCAGGGACTGGCTCAGCGTCTTCGAGATGTCGATGATCGACCCGTCCGGATTCCGGGGGCAGCTGGCTCTTGATGTGATCCCGAACCGGCTCCCGCACTACCGGCAGATCAGCTGCCCGTGTCTCGTCATCGGATTCCGGGACGACCTGATCGTCCGCCCGCATCTGCCGCGCGAGGTCGCGGAGAGCATCCCGGGCGCCACGTACACCGAGATCGCCGACTGCGGTCACTACGGCTACCTGGAGAGGCCCGACGCCGTGAATGCCGCGATCATCGACTTCTTCGCCACCCACGGACAAAACGCCTGA
- the dpgD gene encoding enoyl-CoA-hydratase DpgD encodes MTDVQARVRYEKKDHVARITLDRPEVLNAMDLRMHEELACIWDEVEADDDVRVAVLTGAGERAFSVGQDLRERARLDQDGAPLTTFGSRGQPGWPRLTDRFTLSKPVVARVDGYALGGGCELALACDLIIASDRAVFGLPEARLGLIPGAGGAFRLARQFPQKIAMGYLLTGRRFSAATALGFGLVNEVVPADRLDRCTDEWTADLVRSAPLSVRAIKEAVLRSVDMPLEEAFTAEYAWEERRRRSTDAVEGVRAFAEKREPVWSGR; translated from the coding sequence ATGACCGACGTCCAGGCCCGGGTGCGGTACGAGAAGAAGGACCACGTCGCCCGTATCACGCTCGACCGTCCCGAGGTGCTCAATGCGATGGACCTCCGTATGCACGAGGAACTCGCCTGCATCTGGGACGAGGTCGAGGCCGACGACGACGTGAGAGTGGCGGTGCTGACCGGGGCGGGCGAACGTGCCTTCTCCGTCGGGCAGGACCTGAGGGAGCGGGCCCGCCTCGACCAGGACGGGGCGCCGCTGACGACCTTCGGCAGCCGGGGGCAGCCGGGATGGCCCCGCCTCACCGACCGGTTCACGCTGTCCAAACCGGTGGTCGCCCGGGTCGACGGGTACGCGTTGGGCGGCGGTTGCGAGCTCGCCCTGGCCTGCGACCTGATCATCGCATCGGACCGGGCGGTCTTCGGGCTGCCCGAGGCGCGGCTCGGTCTCATCCCCGGGGCCGGTGGTGCGTTCCGGCTCGCGAGGCAGTTCCCGCAGAAGATCGCCATGGGGTACCTGCTGACCGGCCGTCGGTTCAGCGCCGCCACGGCTCTCGGGTTCGGCCTGGTCAACGAGGTCGTCCCGGCGGACCGGCTGGACCGATGCACCGACGAGTGGACCGCAGATCTGGTACGGAGCGCTCCGCTCTCGGTCAGGGCCATCAAGGAAGCCGTACTCAGGTCCGTCGACATGCCGCTCGAAGAGGCGTTCACCGCCGAGTACGCCTGGGAGGAGCGCCGCAGGCGCAGCACAGACGCGGTGGAAGGAGTACGGGCGTTCGCCGAGAAGCGGGAACCGGTCTGGTCCGGCCGCTGA
- the dpgC gene encoding (3,5-dihydroxyphenyl)acetyl-CoA 1,2-dioxygenase DpgC produces MTTTLAAPDAAPVVWPSLYEAAERAWELEESLPRPTSRSPEQQAVAATAKDAARSLRVQFLDAHVDALYDRLTAGRTLALRIEELVEAAATAFPALVPSAERLASDRSRPQADKEGHEIDQGIFLRAVLRSPSAGPHLLDAMLRPTPRALRLLPEFTRTGIVEMEAVRLERRDGVARLTMCRDDCLNAEDNQQVDDMETAVDLALLDPAVRVGLLRGGEMSHPRYRGKRVFSAGINLKNLSSGDISLVDFLLRRELGYIHKLVRGVLTDRPGQWHSPHIEKPWVAAVDGFAIGGGFQLLLVFDHVLAAADAYFTLPAAKEGIIPGVANFRYSRFAGPCLARQVILQGRRIRASEPDARLMIDEVVEPHDMDAAIERSLVRLDSEAVLANRRMLNLAEEPPDAFRAYMAEFALQQALRLYGQDVIHKVGRFGARSA; encoded by the coding sequence GTGACGACGACGCTCGCGGCGCCGGACGCCGCGCCCGTTGTCTGGCCGAGCCTGTACGAAGCCGCCGAACGCGCCTGGGAACTGGAGGAGTCGCTGCCGCGGCCGACGTCGCGATCACCGGAGCAGCAGGCGGTCGCCGCCACCGCCAAGGACGCGGCGCGGTCGTTACGGGTCCAGTTCCTCGACGCGCATGTCGACGCCCTGTACGACCGGCTCACCGCGGGCCGCACCCTCGCCCTGCGGATCGAGGAGCTGGTCGAGGCAGCCGCGACCGCCTTCCCCGCGCTCGTACCGTCGGCCGAGCGGCTGGCGTCCGACCGGAGCCGGCCCCAGGCCGACAAAGAAGGACACGAGATCGACCAGGGCATCTTCCTGAGGGCGGTGCTGCGCTCGCCTTCCGCGGGCCCGCACCTGCTCGACGCGATGCTCCGGCCGACCCCCCGGGCGCTGCGGCTGCTGCCGGAGTTCACCCGGACCGGGATCGTGGAGATGGAGGCCGTACGGCTGGAACGCCGCGACGGGGTGGCGCGGCTGACGATGTGCCGGGACGACTGCCTGAACGCCGAGGACAACCAGCAGGTCGACGACATGGAGACCGCCGTCGATCTCGCCCTGCTCGATCCGGCCGTCCGCGTCGGCCTGCTCCGTGGCGGAGAGATGAGCCATCCCCGCTACCGGGGAAAGCGGGTGTTCAGCGCGGGAATCAACCTCAAGAACCTCAGCTCCGGCGACATCTCGCTGGTCGACTTCCTGCTGCGGCGCGAGCTCGGCTACATCCACAAGCTCGTCCGTGGCGTGCTCACCGACCGGCCCGGCCAGTGGCACTCGCCTCACATCGAGAAGCCGTGGGTGGCTGCCGTGGACGGCTTCGCCATCGGCGGCGGGTTCCAGCTGCTGCTGGTGTTCGACCATGTGCTGGCCGCGGCCGACGCCTACTTCACCCTTCCCGCGGCTAAGGAAGGCATCATTCCCGGCGTCGCGAACTTCCGGTACAGCCGCTTCGCCGGGCCGTGCCTGGCCCGGCAGGTCATTCTCCAGGGCCGCAGAATCCGGGCGAGCGAGCCCGACGCGCGCCTGATGATCGACGAGGTGGTGGAGCCGCACGACATGGACGCCGCCATCGAGCGGAGTCTCGTACGGCTCGACAGTGAGGCCGTACTGGCCAACCGGCGCATGCTGAACCTCGCCGAGGAGCCACCGGACGCGTTCCGTGCGTACATGGCGGAGTTCGCACTGCAACAGGCTCTGCGGCTCTACGGCCAGGACGTGATCCACAAGGTCGGCCGGTTCGGGGCGCGGTCCGCATGA
- the dpgB gene encoding enoyl-CoA-hydratase DpgB: MLTLWIDGTAPLSADTVKAVEAVCDKAEDQQQDPAATGVATGVVTVHAAGTPQAGWTSGLSVALVTKWERVLRRLERLPTPTVAVASEDIGGAALDAFLATDFRIVTRESRLLVATDGEATWPGMAAYRLVQQAGAAKIRRAVMFGLPIPAPEALTLGIVDELADDAAGVLEATAQLVGRLSGSELAIRRQLLFNATSTSFEDALGPHLAACDRALRRVAAAEAS, translated from the coding sequence ATGCTCACATTGTGGATCGACGGAACCGCCCCTCTGTCGGCCGATACGGTCAAGGCGGTCGAGGCCGTGTGCGACAAGGCCGAGGACCAGCAGCAGGACCCGGCCGCGACCGGTGTCGCGACCGGTGTCGTGACCGTGCACGCGGCCGGAACGCCCCAGGCCGGCTGGACCAGCGGGCTGAGCGTCGCGCTGGTCACCAAATGGGAGCGCGTACTGCGTCGGCTGGAGCGGCTCCCGACCCCCACAGTGGCGGTGGCCTCGGAAGACATCGGCGGCGCCGCACTCGACGCCTTCCTGGCCACCGACTTCCGGATCGTCACCCGGGAATCGCGACTGCTGGTCGCGACCGACGGTGAGGCCACCTGGCCCGGGATGGCCGCCTACCGGCTCGTCCAGCAAGCGGGTGCGGCGAAAATCCGTCGCGCCGTGATGTTCGGTCTGCCGATCCCCGCACCCGAGGCGCTGACGCTGGGGATCGTCGACGAGCTGGCCGACGACGCGGCCGGTGTGCTGGAGGCCACGGCACAACTGGTCGGCCGGCTGTCCGGCAGCGAGCTCGCCATCCGGCGCCAGCTCCTGTTCAACGCGACCTCGACGAGCTTCGAGGACGCCCTCGGACCGCACCTCGCGGCATGCGACCGCGCCCTGCGCCGGGTTGCCGCCGCGGAGGCATCGTGA
- the dpgA gene encoding 3,5-dihydroxyphenylacetyl-CoA synthase DpgA — MQTPLAPRIVGVGTASTGTSLSQQEVLDAFDISDPRIRSVFLNSAIEQRHLTLPPQNADGERVSEPQGELLAKHKALAIEMGTEALRACLKRAGADLSDLRHLCCVTSTGFLTPGLSALMIRELGIDRHCSRSDIVGMGCNAGLNALNVVSGWSSAHPGELAVVLCAEACSAAYAMDSTMRTAVVNSLFGDGAGAIALVSGTQDAASGTPEGPSILKFASCIIPEAVGAMRYDWDATQSRFSFFLDPQIPYVVGAHAELVVDRLLQGTGLRRSDIGHWLVHSGGKKVIDAVIVNLGLTRHALRHTVEVLRDYGNVSSGSFLFSYERLLDEKVAQPGDYGVLMTMGPGSTLETALVQW, encoded by the coding sequence ATGCAGACACCTCTCGCGCCGCGCATCGTAGGAGTGGGCACAGCCTCGACCGGTACCTCGCTCTCGCAGCAGGAGGTCCTCGACGCCTTCGACATCAGCGACCCCCGAATCCGCTCGGTCTTCCTCAACAGTGCGATCGAACAACGCCACCTCACCCTCCCTCCGCAGAACGCGGACGGCGAGCGTGTTTCGGAGCCGCAGGGGGAACTCCTCGCCAAGCACAAGGCCCTGGCGATCGAAATGGGCACCGAGGCCCTGCGCGCCTGCCTGAAGAGGGCGGGCGCCGATCTCTCCGACCTGCGTCACCTGTGCTGTGTGACCTCCACCGGATTCCTCACCCCCGGCCTCAGCGCCCTGATGATCCGCGAGCTGGGCATCGACCGGCACTGCAGCCGCTCCGACATCGTCGGCATGGGCTGCAACGCCGGCCTCAACGCCCTCAACGTGGTGTCCGGCTGGTCCAGCGCACACCCCGGCGAACTCGCCGTCGTGCTCTGTGCGGAGGCCTGCTCCGCCGCGTACGCGATGGACTCGACCATGCGGACTGCGGTCGTGAACAGCCTGTTCGGCGACGGCGCCGGTGCCATAGCCCTCGTCTCGGGCACGCAGGACGCCGCTTCGGGAACCCCCGAGGGCCCGAGCATCCTCAAATTCGCCAGCTGCATCATCCCGGAAGCAGTGGGCGCCATGCGCTACGACTGGGACGCGACGCAGAGCCGGTTCAGCTTCTTCCTCGATCCGCAGATCCCCTACGTCGTGGGCGCGCACGCCGAACTCGTCGTCGACCGACTGCTCCAGGGGACGGGACTGCGCAGGAGCGACATCGGGCACTGGCTGGTCCACTCCGGCGGCAAGAAGGTGATCGACGCCGTGATCGTCAACCTCGGCCTGACGCGCCACGCGTTGCGGCACACCGTCGAGGTGCTGCGTGACTACGGAAATGTGTCGAGCGGTTCCTTCCTCTTCTCGTACGAGAGGCTCCTCGACGAAAAGGTCGCCCAACCCGGTGACTACGGCGTCCTCATGACCATGGGGCCGGGATCCACACTCGAGACGGCGCTGGTCCAGTGGTGA